The genomic stretch CGTCATCAGCACCCGCCGACAGGGGAAACGGAATCTCTAGCAAAGAAGTTTCGCTTTCCCGCCGAGATGCTGTTAAACCGACGGTGAATTCTTGGGTGGGGGTTTGAACAATTGGCTGGCTCAGCGTCAATTCATAGTAGCGCGAGGCGGCATAAATATCGAGTCGGTCAAAGGGTGGCTCGATGACATCGCTGGATGTCGTGCCGTAGCTGACGCTGAGCGTGCCATTGTAAGGATTAATCGGCAGTGTGTAGGACGTATCAAAACTATCGCTGCCATCTGTATTGCTATAGGCAAGGCTTAAACCATCTCCCAAACCGAATAAATTCGCCTGATTCACTTGCAAGCGGCGTCGGAAGCTGCCCACACTAGGAGAACGACCGTTATCGATGCCGATTTGGGTGCTAAAGGTCTTCGCCTCTGTGATCCGAACCTCCAGCAAACTGAATCCCGGACGGGTTCCAGCGGAGAGTTCTGCGGATAAATTGGCAATCAGCGGATCGAGTTGTAGCAGTTGTAATGCTTCGAGAAGACGCTCTCGATTGAGAGGCTTTGATGTGGCGACAGCCAAACGCGATCGCACGTAGTTGGAATTTAACCGTCGCGTGCCACTAATTTTAATGTCTTCTAAGCCGCCTTCGACAACCTGAATGGTGACGACGCCGCCCTGAATGGTTTGGTTGGCTGGAATCAGGGCACCTGACGTAATATACCCTTGGTTGACGTAAAACTCGGTGACAGCAGTTCGAGCTTGCAGCAGTTCGGCAAAGGAAATCGGTCGATTGGTGAAAGGCTTTGTAATTTCTGCTAGCTTTTCCGAACTGAAAGCTGTATTGCCAATGAATTCAAACTTTTCCACCGTAATGTTGCCAGGAACTGTCTCCCCCGGTGTCTCTTCGTCAGGGGCAGGCTGCGTAGGCGACTGGAGTAACTCTTCTGGCGGCGGTAGTGGGGCAGGTGTTTCTGGTGAAGGAAGCGGGGAAGGGGAGGGAGGTGGCGGTTGAATGATGTCTTGTGGCGGAGGGAGTTGAGGAACTTGAGCCGAGTCAATCGTTTCCGGAAGCGATCGCGCTGCTTGTGCCGTCAAGCAGATACTCAACATTACTAAACTTAGCCGAAGAAACAATAAGCGATTGCTCCCAGCGGCGAACATACCCAGCCCGATCGCGCTTCTTATCCAACAAGGGTAGCGATGCAGCGAGCGAAGCACTCTGTGAATTAACACTGGGCGAGTGTTCCCTGAACGGTAAGGTTTCCGTATATTCACGCAATAGCCTAGCACAGCCTACCGAAATCGATGTTCATGTTTAACCTTTATCAATGTTTAACCTTTATTAATAAATGGAATGCGTTGCTGGGACTGAATCATCAAGAGGCAATCGTAATTAGCGATCGCACTGGGACGCCAACGCTAAACTCTCAGAGGAGGAAGAAACAGCAGCCATCAAAACGACTTCACCTTGATGATTTTTCCCCCATCCAGTCGCTTCCACGAAAGGCATTGGTGGGGAAGTAGACTGAGATATGGCAACCGCATTTGAGCGAGGAGGAGCTTTTACAGCGTGCGACAGCCGATTTGGACGGCTTGTTTGAGAAATTCGCCAATCTGTTCAAACAGGGCTGCTGCTTCGGGTTTCGCTGGGATTGTCCGGCAATCCACTGCGCCCAATCAAGATTAATTCACTTTGTGCAAGCCCCCCACCAGCCGGACAAATTTGTGCCACCAATCCAGACGCATCAACTAACTCTGCCGGTAAAGTCGCTAACCCGCGACTGGGATCGACATCCAGCGTATTAATTTGTACGGTGCCATCGACACCAAATTCCGAACTCGCGGTGACGAATCATTGAGAAGTGCGATCGCTTCGAGGTCAAATAATCAGATAGGCAAAATGAGTGTTGTTTGTTTACTGTTGTTGAGCGATGCAGCAATCAATTACAGGTTCTTGAGCGATCGCTTCCAAGCCACCAGAGTTTAATAAACTTACCCAATCAGCAGTAAGGGCACCATCATTGGGATTCGCACTTCGGAGTTCAGCAAGCGCTGTGAGGGCATCATGCCAGATTCCTTGTTTGGCATAAAGGACTACACGCTCCCGTGGGGTTGCTTTCTGTAACTGACTCCTTAAAGTGGCAGAAG from Coleofasciculus sp. FACHB-1120 encodes the following:
- a CDS encoding ShlB/FhaC/HecB family hemolysin secretion/activation protein codes for the protein MLSICLTAQAARSLPETIDSAQVPQLPPPQDIIQPPPPSPSPLPSPETPAPLPPPEELLQSPTQPAPDEETPGETVPGNITVEKFEFIGNTAFSSEKLAEITKPFTNRPISFAELLQARTAVTEFYVNQGYITSGALIPANQTIQGGVVTIQVVEGGLEDIKISGTRRLNSNYVRSRLAVATSKPLNRERLLEALQLLQLDPLIANLSAELSAGTRPGFSLLEVRITEAKTFSTQIGIDNGRSPSVGSFRRRLQVNQANLFGLGDGLSLAYSNTDGSDSFDTSYTLPINPYNGTLSVSYGTTSSDVIEPPFDRLDIYAASRYYELTLSQPIVQTPTQEFTVGLTASRRESETSLLEIPFPLSAGADDEGRTRISALRFFQEWTQTGTRQVIALRSQFNIGLDAFDATINESGPDSRFYSWQGQAQWVRLFAPETLLLVRGNVQLADRTLVPLEQFGLGGLESVRGYRQDALLTDNGVLLSAELQYPVLRVPQVQGVLQIIPFVDFGTAWNSSGTEDPGPNKLLSVGLGLQWRQSPRFSARLDWGIPLVNLSSRERTWQENGLYFSVQYNPF